The following proteins are co-located in the Myroides profundi genome:
- a CDS encoding HU family DNA-binding protein, giving the protein MNKTELIDAIAKDAEISKVAAKKALESFLSNVETTLGKGEKISLVGFGSWSVSDRAAREGRNPQTGKTIKIAAKKVVKFKAGSELENAVNKKKK; this is encoded by the coding sequence ATGAACAAAACTGAATTAATTGATGCAATTGCTAAAGATGCAGAAATCAGCAAAGTGGCTGCTAAAAAAGCATTAGAATCATTCTTATCAAATGTTGAAACTACTTTAGGTAAAGGTGAAAAAATTTCTTTAGTTGGTTTTGGATCTTGGTCAGTATCTGATAGAGCTGCAAGAGAAGGAAGAAACCCTCAAACTGGAAAAACAATCAAAATTGCTGCTAAAAAAGTAGTGAAATTTAAAGCTGGTTCTGAATTAGAAAACGCTGTAAACAAGAAGAAAAAATAA
- a CDS encoding ABC transporter ATP-binding protein codes for MQSILEVKDVVKTYSDKTALNKVSLTVPKGTIYGLLGPNGAGKTSLIRIINQITYPDSGQILLDGEPLSPRHIQDIGYMPEERGLYKTMKVGEQAMYLAQLKGLSKAEAKRQLDYWFDKLDIKGWWNKKIQELSKGMAQKIQFVVTVLHEPKLLILDEPFSGFDPVNANIIKDEILELKEKGTTIIFSTHRMESVEEMCDYIALINKSNKLIEGKLVDVKREHRTNLYQVGVLSDNVERLFLELSDKFKFESTRFKSLNNEVQLEVDLGTKMPNELLNILSVNGQVTHFVEKLPTVNDIFIQSVSK; via the coding sequence ATGCAATCTATATTAGAAGTAAAGGATGTGGTAAAGACATATTCTGATAAAACAGCATTAAATAAAGTATCTCTCACTGTACCTAAGGGTACAATCTATGGTCTTTTAGGACCTAATGGTGCAGGTAAAACTTCTTTAATCCGTATAATAAATCAAATCACTTATCCAGACTCAGGGCAAATCTTACTAGATGGAGAACCTCTAAGTCCAAGACATATTCAAGATATAGGCTATATGCCTGAAGAAAGAGGTCTGTATAAAACTATGAAAGTAGGAGAGCAGGCTATGTACTTGGCTCAATTAAAAGGATTGTCTAAAGCTGAAGCTAAACGTCAATTAGATTATTGGTTTGATAAACTAGATATCAAGGGATGGTGGAATAAAAAGATTCAAGAGCTGTCAAAAGGAATGGCTCAGAAGATACAATTTGTGGTAACGGTGTTACACGAGCCTAAACTGCTTATCTTAGATGAGCCATTCTCAGGATTTGACCCAGTTAATGCAAATATCATAAAAGATGAAATCCTAGAGTTAAAAGAAAAAGGTACTACTATCATATTCTCTACTCACCGTATGGAAAGTGTGGAAGAGATGTGTGACTATATTGCATTGATTAATAAATCCAACAAACTAATAGAAGGTAAGTTAGTAGATGTGAAAAGAGAACATAGAACGAACTTATATCAAGTAGGCGTATTAAGTGATAATGTCGAGCGTTTGTTTTTAGAATTGAGTGATAAGTTTAAGTTTGAGAGTACTCGTTTTAAATCACTGAATAACGAAGTACAGTTAGAAGTGGACTTAGGTACAAAAATGCCTAATGAGTTATTAAATATCTTGTCAGTGAATGGACAGGTAACTCACTTCGTAGAAAAATTACCAACTGTAAACGATATTTTTATTCAATCTGTAAGTAAGTAA
- a CDS encoding sigma-54-dependent transcriptional regulator: MGKTSKILIVEDEAAIRRVLVKILEEESSEYVVDAAENGEEALQKITGEDYDLVISDIKMPKMDGEELLVAAKKIKPDTVFVMISGHGDLETAVNTMRLGAFDYISKPPDLNRLLTTVRNALDTSKLVVENTILKKKVGKKYEMIGNSEPISQIKDIIEKVAPTEARVLITGPNGTGKELVAHQIHLQSNRAQNMLVEVNCAAIPSELIESELFGHVKGAFTSAVKDRPGKFEQANHGTIFLDEIGDMSLSAQAKVLRALQENVITRVGAEKDLKVDVRVIAATNKDLRKEIEEGRFREDLYHRLAVILIKVPALNDRRDDIPLLTDHFVSQIAKEQGTAPKVFSSEAIELLQQYDWTGNIRELRNIIERLIILGGKEVSKQDVEMFANK; the protein is encoded by the coding sequence ATGGGGAAAACATCTAAAATATTAATAGTAGAAGATGAAGCTGCTATTCGTAGAGTGTTAGTAAAGATTCTAGAAGAAGAGTCTTCTGAGTATGTAGTAGACGCTGCTGAGAATGGAGAAGAGGCATTACAAAAGATAACAGGTGAAGATTATGATTTAGTAATCTCGGATATCAAGATGCCTAAGATGGATGGTGAGGAACTGTTAGTGGCAGCTAAAAAGATAAAGCCAGATACAGTATTCGTAATGATATCTGGACATGGAGATTTAGAGACTGCTGTAAATACAATGCGTCTAGGTGCTTTTGACTATATTTCAAAACCACCTGATTTAAATAGGTTATTAACTACAGTAAGAAATGCTTTAGATACTAGTAAGCTAGTAGTAGAGAATACAATCTTAAAGAAAAAAGTAGGGAAGAAATATGAGATGATAGGAAATAGTGAACCTATCAGTCAGATAAAAGATATTATCGAAAAAGTAGCTCCTACAGAAGCAAGAGTATTGATAACGGGACCTAATGGTACAGGAAAAGAATTAGTGGCTCATCAGATACATTTGCAAAGTAATCGCGCTCAAAATATGTTAGTAGAAGTGAATTGCGCTGCTATTCCTTCAGAGTTAATAGAGAGCGAATTATTCGGGCATGTAAAAGGAGCTTTTACTTCTGCTGTAAAAGATAGACCAGGTAAATTTGAGCAAGCTAATCATGGAACTATATTTCTAGATGAAATAGGGGATATGAGCCTGTCTGCTCAAGCAAAAGTGCTTCGAGCATTACAAGAGAATGTGATTACACGTGTGGGAGCAGAAAAAGATTTGAAAGTAGATGTGCGTGTTATTGCGGCTACGAATAAAGATCTTAGGAAAGAAATAGAGGAAGGACGCTTCAGAGAGGATTTATATCATCGCTTAGCTGTTATTTTAATCAAAGTACCTGCATTAAACGACCGTAGAGATGATATTCCTTTATTAACGGATCATTTTGTCAGTCAAATAGCCAAAGAGCAAGGAACAGCTCCAAAAGTGTTTAGTAGTGAAGCTATCGAATTGTTACAACAGTATGACTGGACTGGTAATATCCGTGAGTTGAGAAACATAATAGAAAGATTAATAATATTAGGAGGCAAGGAAGTTTCGAAACAAGATGTCGAGATGTTTGCAAATAAATAG
- a CDS encoding DEAD/DEAH box helicase, producing the protein MKLKKINSTLQENLSKNGLLEPTTLQKKTFGTIKSGRDVVIFGPKEQGKTTAMIIAALQRTERPVEGEIATRVLIVVKDKFEVERLMEVFEEYSRYTDLRIYGVHDYTDLDEDKNLLSLGNDILIGTANRLNEMFASAGFDVNQLRMYIIDDIDIQLRNRLEPRLHRLSESIGKTQRLYLATEFVEQLDMFADKSLSEDAEWFDFYDDDEEEEDNE; encoded by the coding sequence ATGAAATTAAAAAAGATAAATAGTACTTTACAAGAGAACTTAAGTAAGAACGGTCTTTTAGAACCAACTACTCTTCAAAAGAAAACTTTTGGAACAATTAAAAGTGGGAGAGATGTAGTGATTTTTGGACCTAAAGAGCAGGGGAAAACAACGGCTATGATAATCGCAGCTCTACAGCGTACTGAAAGACCTGTAGAAGGAGAGATCGCTACAAGAGTATTGATTGTTGTTAAAGATAAGTTTGAGGTAGAGAGATTAATGGAAGTCTTCGAAGAGTATAGTAGATATACGGACCTTAGAATCTATGGAGTACATGATTATACAGATTTAGATGAAGATAAGAATCTACTTTCATTAGGAAATGATATCTTGATAGGTACTGCTAATCGATTGAATGAGATGTTTGCAAGCGCAGGGTTTGACGTAAATCAGTTGAGGATGTATATTATAGATGATATAGATATTCAGCTTAGAAATCGCTTAGAACCGCGTTTACACAGATTGTCAGAAAGTATCGGGAAAACACAACGTCTTTATTTAGCTACCGAGTTTGTTGAACAATTAGATATGTTTGCTGATAAGTCTCTTAGTGAAGATGCGGAGTGGTTTGACTTCTACGATGATGACGAAGAAGAAGAGGATAATGAATAA
- a CDS encoding NAD(P)H-dependent oxidoreductase encodes MIEYKTKKILVINGHPDPYSYNAALAQSYLEALHNTPNIEIRYLALHSLEFNPNLEFGYRKRTELEPDLLKALDDIKWSNHLVWIHPLWWVGLPALMKGFFDRAFLPGIAFNHISTTETIGLLKGRTARIITTGGDLSQEVYTTVFNDSGLLQLKTGILEYCGVEVTDSTFIGLMNNLSLEDRQNWLKEVQNYAIIDSKPHNVDICPKTL; translated from the coding sequence ATGATAGAATACAAAACAAAAAAGATCTTAGTAATCAATGGTCATCCAGACCCATACAGTTATAATGCTGCTTTAGCACAAAGCTATTTAGAAGCTTTGCACAACACACCCAATATTGAAATAAGATATTTAGCACTACATTCATTAGAGTTCAATCCTAATTTAGAATTTGGCTATAGAAAACGCACAGAGCTAGAGCCTGATTTACTAAAAGCCTTAGATGATATAAAATGGAGCAACCATTTGGTATGGATACATCCTCTATGGTGGGTGGGTCTTCCTGCTCTAATGAAAGGTTTTTTTGACAGAGCCTTCTTACCTGGCATCGCATTTAACCATATCTCTACAACAGAAACAATAGGTCTCTTAAAAGGACGTACAGCTAGAATAATAACAACAGGTGGTGACCTTAGCCAAGAAGTTTACACAACTGTTTTTAATGATAGTGGTCTTCTTCAACTTAAAACAGGTATTTTAGAGTACTGCGGTGTAGAAGTAACAGACAGTACTTTCATCGGTTTAATGAATAATTTATCATTAGAAGATCGACAAAACTGGTTAAAGGAAGTTCAAAACTATGCAATAATAGACTCTAAACCTCATAATGTCGATATATGCCCAAAAACCTTATAA
- a CDS encoding YqgE/AlgH family protein, which translates to MIHSLSIQRGDQLISLPSAHNADLIFSRSIILLTEHSQDGSVGFILNKPLDLTLSDLLPNVESAFTIYDGGPVQKNRIFYIHTRPELIPDSIHIVDDLYWGVDFEELSNILSLGILNKNDIRFFLGYSGWDCDQLKNEIEDNFWVTSNKLETKSIFYQSPKDLWKSSLAKLGKKYSLWLNAPKNPNFN; encoded by the coding sequence ATGATTCATTCACTTTCTATACAAAGAGGAGATCAATTAATCTCACTACCTAGTGCTCATAATGCCGATCTTATTTTCTCAAGATCAATTATTTTATTAACAGAACATAGTCAGGATGGTTCAGTTGGTTTTATTTTAAATAAACCATTAGATCTCACCTTGTCTGATTTATTACCAAACGTAGAGTCGGCATTTACTATATATGACGGAGGCCCTGTTCAAAAAAATAGAATATTCTATATCCATACTAGACCAGAACTGATTCCGGATAGCATACATATTGTTGATGATCTATACTGGGGAGTAGACTTTGAAGAGTTAAGTAATATCCTGTCTTTAGGAATATTAAATAAAAATGATATCCGCTTCTTTTTAGGATATTCAGGTTGGGACTGTGATCAATTAAAAAATGAAATTGAAGATAATTTTTGGGTAACTTCTAATAAGTTAGAAACAAAGAGTATTTTTTATCAGTCTCCTAAAGACTTATGGAAAAGTTCTTTAGCTAAACTAGGAAAAAAATACTCTTTATGGTTAAATGCTCCAAAAAACCCTAATTTTAATTAA
- a CDS encoding TIGR01777 family oxidoreductase: MKVLITGATGFIGSRVTQSLINQGHEVHYLTRSLGKNEVKGAKGFVWDPYKGEIDISCLEGVDAIIHLAGSSIADSWSKAGKKLILDSRIIPTAFLYQVLKENTHQIKHIIGASAIGIYSNIAEVQDEEHYQKATNFLGNVVEQWERGNLAFRELGIKVSLVRIGLVLDLHECALATMIKPVRLWLGAPIGTGKQYYSWIHIDDLVNLFVYVLERGLEGIYNGVAPEPLTNRAFTNSLGEAMGKPIWLPAIPESVIRVALGEKAILVTEGQKVSSEKIISSGFDFKFKTLKAALKDFFKG; the protein is encoded by the coding sequence ATGAAGGTACTGATAACAGGTGCTACTGGTTTTATCGGGAGTAGAGTAACTCAATCTCTAATCAATCAAGGTCATGAAGTACATTACCTTACGCGTTCTTTAGGAAAGAATGAAGTAAAGGGTGCAAAAGGATTTGTATGGGATCCTTATAAGGGAGAAATCGATATTTCTTGTTTAGAAGGAGTAGACGCTATTATTCATCTTGCGGGGTCCAGTATAGCCGATTCTTGGTCTAAGGCTGGTAAGAAGTTAATATTGGATAGCCGTATTATACCAACTGCTTTTCTGTATCAAGTACTGAAAGAAAATACGCACCAGATAAAACATATTATTGGGGCATCTGCTATCGGTATTTACAGTAATATAGCTGAGGTACAAGATGAAGAACATTATCAAAAAGCTACTAACTTCTTAGGAAATGTAGTAGAACAATGGGAAAGAGGTAATTTAGCTTTTAGAGAATTGGGAATTAAGGTGAGTCTTGTGCGTATAGGTTTAGTATTAGATTTGCATGAGTGCGCATTAGCTACGATGATAAAACCTGTTAGATTATGGTTAGGAGCACCTATTGGTACAGGGAAGCAGTATTATTCTTGGATTCATATTGATGATTTAGTAAACTTGTTTGTCTATGTCTTAGAGCGTGGGCTAGAGGGAATTTATAATGGCGTAGCTCCAGAGCCTTTGACGAATAGAGCGTTTACAAATAGTTTAGGGGAAGCAATGGGGAAGCCTATTTGGCTACCTGCTATACCAGAAAGCGTTATTCGAGTAGCTCTAGGAGAAAAAGCAATCTTAGTAACGGAAGGACAAAAAGTAAGTAGTGAAAAGATTATCAGTTCAGGATTTGATTTTAAATTTAAGACGTTAAAAGCGGCTTTAAAGGACTTTTTTAAAGGATAA
- a CDS encoding START-like domain-containing protein, giving the protein MKEKYELEFSINSSPQLLYQYISDPSGLSEWFADNVNSRGEIYSFMWGDSEEKARVVTRKADERVRYRWLDENDKETDYFFELKINKDELTKDVTIIVTDFAEPDEINESKQLWENQIMDLKQVLGSA; this is encoded by the coding sequence ATGAAAGAAAAATACGAACTAGAATTCTCAATTAATTCATCTCCGCAATTATTGTATCAGTATATTTCGGATCCCTCAGGGCTAAGCGAGTGGTTCGCTGATAATGTAAATTCACGTGGTGAGATATATTCTTTTATGTGGGGAGATTCTGAAGAGAAAGCTCGTGTTGTGACTCGTAAAGCTGATGAGAGAGTTCGATATAGATGGTTAGATGAAAATGATAAAGAGACTGATTACTTCTTTGAGTTAAAAATCAATAAAGATGAATTGACAAAAGATGTAACTATTATCGTTACAGATTTCGCTGAACCAGATGAAATCAATGAATCAAAACAATTATGGGAAAATCAAATCATGGACTTAAAACAAGTATTAGGTTCTGCATAA
- the dnaJ gene encoding molecular chaperone DnaJ — protein sequence MKKDYYEILGIDKGADAAAIKKAYRKKAIEFHPDKNPGDKEAEEKFKEAAEAYEVLSDADKKARYDQYGHAAFEGGGGFGGGGHMNMDDIFSQFGDIFGSAFGGGGFGGFGGGGGGQRRVKGTSLRIKVKLTLEDIANGVEKKIKVKRKVQADGVTYKTCPTCNGTGQVMRVANTVFGRMQTASPCNSCQGSGQVMDHKPAGADNDGMIVSDETVSIKIPAGVADGMQLKVSGKGNEAPGKNSIPGDLLVVIEELEHDTLQREGDNLHYDLYISFAEAALGGSKEIDSVTGRVRIKLEEGIQSGKILRLKGKGLPSLNSYGNGDLLVHINVWTPKKLNKEQKEFFEQMLEDQNFKPSPTKNDKSFFEKVKEMFS from the coding sequence ATGAAAAAAGATTATTACGAAATATTAGGTATTGATAAAGGTGCAGATGCTGCAGCTATAAAGAAAGCATACCGTAAGAAAGCAATTGAGTTTCACCCTGATAAGAATCCTGGAGATAAAGAAGCAGAAGAGAAGTTCAAAGAAGCAGCTGAGGCTTATGAAGTATTAAGTGATGCGGATAAGAAAGCGAGATATGACCAATATGGACATGCAGCATTCGAAGGCGGAGGTGGCTTCGGCGGTGGAGGTCATATGAATATGGATGATATCTTCAGTCAGTTCGGAGACATCTTTGGTAGTGCATTCGGAGGCGGAGGCTTTGGTGGCTTTGGCGGAGGTGGCGGAGGTCAACGCAGAGTGAAAGGAACTAGCTTACGTATAAAAGTGAAGTTGACTTTAGAAGATATCGCTAATGGAGTAGAGAAAAAAATAAAAGTAAAACGCAAAGTTCAAGCAGATGGGGTTACTTATAAAACGTGTCCTACCTGTAATGGTACAGGGCAAGTAATGCGAGTAGCTAATACTGTGTTTGGACGTATGCAAACAGCTTCTCCTTGTAATAGTTGTCAAGGAAGTGGTCAAGTAATGGATCACAAACCTGCTGGAGCGGATAATGATGGTATGATTGTAAGCGATGAGACTGTATCAATCAAAATACCTGCAGGTGTAGCAGATGGTATGCAACTGAAGGTATCTGGAAAAGGAAATGAAGCACCAGGTAAGAATAGTATACCAGGAGACTTATTAGTAGTAATAGAAGAATTAGAACACGATACATTACAACGTGAAGGAGATAATCTTCATTATGATTTATACATAAGTTTTGCAGAAGCAGCTCTTGGAGGAAGTAAAGAAATTGATTCGGTAACAGGACGTGTACGTATCAAATTAGAAGAAGGAATTCAGTCTGGTAAGATTTTACGCCTAAAAGGTAAGGGGTTACCAAGCTTAAATAGTTACGGAAATGGTGATTTGTTAGTACATATTAATGTATGGACACCTAAAAAGTTGAACAAAGAGCAAAAAGAATTCTTTGAACAAATGCTTGAGGATCAAAACTTTAAACCAAGTCCGACTAAAAATGACAAATCTTTTTTTGAAAAAGTGAAAGAAATGTTTTCTTGA
- a CDS encoding PadR family transcriptional regulator, giving the protein MNIENTKAQMRKGILEFCILSILKERDCYTSEILDELKSVKLVVVEGTVYPLLTRLKNDDYLAYRWEESSSGPPRKYYKLTEKGELFLDELAKTWYELANAVKEITTKKMNDE; this is encoded by the coding sequence ATGAATATAGAAAACACAAAAGCTCAAATGCGAAAAGGTATTTTAGAGTTTTGCATTCTTTCTATTCTTAAAGAGAGAGATTGTTATACCTCAGAAATACTAGACGAATTAAAAAGCGTCAAGTTGGTAGTGGTAGAAGGTACAGTATATCCTTTACTAACTAGATTAAAAAATGATGATTACCTAGCTTATAGATGGGAAGAGTCCAGTTCTGGACCTCCACGCAAATACTACAAGCTAACCGAAAAAGGAGAATTATTTTTAGATGAATTAGCTAAAACATGGTATGAGTTAGCTAACGCAGTAAAAGAAATAACTACTAAAAAAATGAACGATGAATAA
- a CDS encoding aminotransferase class IV, whose product MINVNGKIVSNSNVSVEHNRGFLYGDAVFETVRVLDGKVLFLEDHYFRLMSSMRILRMEIPMEFTMEYFQEEILKTINSLESVINAFRVRFTAYRDAEGKYLPTTRKIGYIVSAELLNNGVYSLNTKDYEIELYKDFYVTSHLLSTLKTNNRLINVTGSIFAEENGYQNCLLLNDAKNIVEALNGNIFIVKDNVVKTPPLSDGCVKGVMRKQVIELLQKQTEYTFEEGIISPFELQKADELFVTNVIMGIQPVTKYRKKEYTNTLAADLINRLNAKIRLM is encoded by the coding sequence ATGATTAATGTTAACGGCAAAATTGTTTCTAATAGCAACGTATCTGTAGAACATAATAGAGGTTTTTTATATGGTGATGCTGTTTTTGAAACAGTTAGGGTTTTAGATGGAAAGGTTTTATTCTTAGAAGACCACTACTTTAGATTAATGTCTTCTATGCGTATTCTGCGTATGGAGATTCCTATGGAATTTACAATGGAGTATTTTCAAGAAGAAATACTTAAAACAATCAATAGCCTTGAATCAGTTATAAATGCATTTAGAGTGCGTTTTACAGCATATAGAGATGCTGAAGGTAAATATCTACCTACGACTAGAAAAATAGGTTATATTGTTTCGGCAGAGCTTTTAAACAATGGAGTATATAGTCTGAATACAAAGGATTATGAAATCGAATTGTATAAGGACTTTTATGTGACTTCACACTTATTATCAACTTTAAAAACAAATAATAGACTGATAAACGTAACTGGTAGTATCTTCGCTGAAGAGAATGGTTATCAAAACTGTTTATTGTTGAATGATGCTAAGAACATTGTAGAGGCATTAAATGGTAATATTTTTATTGTAAAGGATAATGTAGTAAAGACTCCGCCTTTGTCTGATGGATGTGTGAAAGGTGTTATGAGAAAGCAAGTGATAGAGTTACTACAGAAGCAAACTGAATATACGTTTGAAGAAGGTATAATTTCACCATTTGAACTACAAAAAGCAGATGAATTATTTGTTACGAATGTAATCATGGGGATCCAACCTGTGACAAAATATCGTAAAAAAGAATATACTAATACTTTAGCAGCAGATCTTATTAATAGATTGAATGCTAAAATTAGATTAATGTAA
- a CDS encoding DUF4442 domain-containing protein, giving the protein MKFNVSNINKFLFFKLPSAYWTGVRMKEISDVRAVTTVKHGWKNQNPFNSMYFAVQAMAAELSTGALVMRKIAESGEKISMLVANNNSSFTKKATGRIFFECVDGALLDEAIKKTIDTGEGVTVWMKSIGRNADGDQVSVMNFEWTLKIRSKK; this is encoded by the coding sequence ATGAAGTTTAACGTATCGAATATTAATAAGTTTTTGTTTTTTAAATTGCCATCTGCTTATTGGACAGGTGTGCGTATGAAAGAAATATCTGATGTAAGGGCAGTTACAACTGTTAAGCATGGTTGGAAAAATCAGAATCCATTTAATTCCATGTACTTTGCTGTACAGGCTATGGCAGCAGAATTATCTACAGGAGCACTAGTTATGCGTAAGATTGCAGAGAGTGGAGAGAAAATATCTATGCTAGTAGCCAATAATAATAGTAGTTTTACCAAGAAGGCAACGGGGCGCATCTTTTTTGAATGTGTAGATGGAGCCTTATTAGATGAAGCAATAAAGAAAACAATAGATACTGGTGAGGGAGTGACTGTATGGATGAAGAGCATTGGAAGAAATGCGGATGGTGATCAGGTGTCTGTTATGAACTTTGAATGGACATTAAAAATAAGAAGTAAAAAATAA
- a CDS encoding ABC transporter permease has product MNILPLIIKREFIAKVRNKSFIVMTFVSPIFFVLLTVFIAYLSSMKGEVKKIAIHDESGLFVTQFESNEAFEYQDLSAVDLDILKEGVKEEKYEGIVYVPKSDNIGDYQESVTYISNESPSLSFVSKVELLLGDKITHINLEQSGIDISVIDKAKADVNLKLVKADGEATVKGLNEIKIIIGGLFGYFIMMFIIIYGNMVMRSVIEEKTNRIIEIIISSVKPFQLMMGKIVGTSMAGLLQFLIWGVVGAILLGVASSVLGINAMPGAGSAEAMQAANGMISNEIMFDVQNYVSEILSLPLISLFIYFIIFFIGGYFLYSSLYAAIGAAVDNETDTQQFLLPILLPLMLGVYIGFFTVMKDPHGTVATVFSMIPFTSPIVMLMRIPFGVPLWEVIVSIIILFLTFILVVWIAAKIYRIGVLMYGKRPSWKELYKWLKY; this is encoded by the coding sequence ATGAATATACTACCATTAATAATAAAAAGAGAGTTCATTGCTAAAGTGCGCAATAAGTCGTTTATCGTAATGACTTTCGTTAGTCCTATATTTTTTGTTTTGCTAACTGTATTTATTGCTTATCTAAGCAGTATGAAAGGGGAGGTAAAGAAAATAGCTATTCACGATGAGAGTGGATTATTTGTAACTCAGTTTGAAAGTAATGAAGCTTTTGAATATCAAGATTTATCCGCAGTAGATCTAGATATTCTTAAAGAGGGAGTGAAAGAGGAAAAGTACGAAGGGATAGTCTATGTTCCGAAGTCTGATAATATAGGAGATTATCAAGAAAGTGTAACTTATATTTCTAATGAAAGTCCTAGTCTAAGTTTTGTTAGCAAAGTAGAGTTATTGTTAGGAGATAAGATAACACATATCAATTTAGAACAAAGTGGAATCGATATCTCTGTGATAGATAAAGCTAAAGCAGATGTAAACTTAAAACTAGTGAAAGCAGATGGAGAAGCTACTGTAAAAGGGCTTAATGAAATTAAGATTATTATCGGTGGGTTATTTGGATACTTTATCATGATGTTTATTATTATCTATGGAAATATGGTGATGCGTTCTGTGATAGAAGAAAAGACAAACCGTATTATAGAAATTATTATTTCATCTGTAAAGCCTTTTCAGTTGATGATGGGGAAAATAGTGGGAACATCTATGGCAGGGTTGCTACAATTCCTTATCTGGGGAGTAGTAGGAGCCATTCTATTAGGTGTAGCAAGTAGTGTATTAGGTATCAATGCTATGCCAGGAGCAGGAAGTGCTGAAGCTATGCAAGCTGCTAATGGGATGATTTCGAATGAAATAATGTTCGATGTACAGAACTATGTGAGTGAGATATTAAGTTTGCCTTTGATTTCTCTGTTTATCTATTTCATCATTTTCTTTATTGGAGGTTATTTCTTATATAGTTCATTATATGCAGCTATTGGAGCTGCTGTAGATAATGAAACAGATACTCAACAGTTCTTATTACCTATTTTATTGCCTTTAATGTTAGGTGTGTATATTGGTTTCTTTACTGTAATGAAGGATCCTCATGGGACAGTAGCTACTGTGTTTTCTATGATTCCATTTACATCTCCGATTGTTATGTTGATGAGAATACCTTTCGGTGTACCTTTGTGGGAAGTTATAGTGTCAATTATTATTCTATTTCTTACCTTTATACTAGTAGTATGGATAGCGGCTAAGATATATCGTATTGGAGTGTTAATGTACGGAAAGAGACCTTCATGGAAAGAGCTTTATAAGTGGCTTAAATACTAG
- a CDS encoding nucleotide exchange factor GrpE, which translates to MKLAVNKNNKYTIMSTENKDINKEQEEIQQEVVQDTAEAQENVEQEVKSAEELLAEQLASEKDKNLRLFAEFENFRKRTAKERLELLSTASEGVMLSLLPVLDDFNRAIIELEKHGDSDHLTGIKLIATKFTDTLSSKGLVEVEIKAGDDFNADLSEAVTQIPAGDEMKGKVVDVIERGYKLGEKVIRFPKVVIGQ; encoded by the coding sequence ATGAAGTTAGCAGTTAATAAGAATAATAAATACACAATCATGAGTACTGAAAATAAAGATATAAATAAAGAACAAGAAGAAATTCAACAAGAAGTAGTACAAGATACTGCTGAAGCACAAGAGAACGTAGAGCAAGAAGTGAAGAGTGCCGAAGAATTACTTGCTGAACAATTAGCAAGTGAAAAAGATAAAAACTTACGTTTGTTTGCTGAATTTGAGAACTTTAGAAAGCGTACTGCTAAAGAGCGTTTAGAGCTTTTAAGTACTGCTAGTGAAGGTGTGATGTTATCTTTATTGCCTGTGTTAGATGATTTTAACCGTGCTATTATAGAATTAGAGAAACATGGAGATAGTGATCATCTTACAGGGATTAAGTTAATCGCTACTAAGTTTACAGATACATTATCTAGCAAAGGGTTAGTAGAGGTAGAGATAAAGGCAGGAGATGACTTTAATGCCGATTTGTCAGAAGCTGTGACACAAATTCCTGCAGGAGATGAGATGAAAGGTAAAGTGGTAGACGTTATAGAAAGAGGATATAAACTAGGAGAGAAGGTTATTCGTTTCCCTAAAGTAGTTATAGGACAGTAA